The genomic region ACGCGGCGGCTTCACATATTCCGTTTTTATATCACGCGTTGACTCTTCCGCGCCTCTCGCGGTACTGCTTCGGGGTCACGCCGACGGCCTTGTGAAACACCTTCGTGAAATAGCTCTGGTCGTCGAAGCCGCACATTCCCGCGATATCCACTATGCGAACGGTATTGTCGAGCAGCAGCTGCTTGCTTCGCTCGATGCGTACCTCGCGCACGTAGTCGGTCAGACTCATGCCGATCTCCTCCTTGAAGACGGTGGAGATATACGACCGCGAGAGGAAGACCTTTTTCGCCACGTCGTCCAGCGATATTTTTTTCGCGTAGTTGGCGTTGACGTATTCCGTTATCTTATAGACGGCGGTGGAATGCCTTATCCGCGGCAGGTCAAAGGAGTAGTCGATGAACCTGTGCAGCACCCCCGTGACCCACTCGTTCATATCCTCGAAGGAGGTGAAGCGGTCTATGTCGCCGAGATACTTCGTGTTCAGCGCCATGACCTCGCGCATGTCAGCGCCGGAGTCTATAACCGCGCGGGAGAGCACGACCACCAGCTCGATCATCCGCGCCCTTATCTCCGCAAGGTCGAAGTCATTGGAAAAATATATGTGCCCGATCAGCTCGTTCAGTGCGTTCTGCGCGCCGAG from Clostridia bacterium harbors:
- a CDS encoding helix-turn-helix transcriptional regulator, yielding MREAPHAGGGYAVDYPIEKEKALRSMILTHDKLGAQNALNELIGHIYFSNDFDLAEIRARMIELVVVLSRAVIDSGADMREVMALNTKYLGDIDRFTSFEDMNEWVTGVLHRFIDYSFDLPRIRHSTAVYKITEYVNANYAKKISLDDVAKKVFLSRSYISTVFKEEIGMSLTDYVREVRIERSKQLLLDNTVRIVDIAGMCGFDDQSYFTKVFHKAVGVTPKQYRERRGRVNA